A window of Candidatus Eisenbacteria bacterium contains these coding sequences:
- a CDS encoding type II toxin-antitoxin system HicA family toxin, producing MTVWPSARARQVFAALERIGWTTKRQSGSHRTLQRAGWPDFVFAFHDRDEIGPWMLARISKHTGLRPEDL from the coding sequence ATGACCGTCTGGCCGAGCGCGCGAGCACGTCAGGTCTTTGCCGCACTCGAAAGAATCGGCTGGACGACGAAGCGACAGTCGGGCTCGCATCGCACGCTTCAAAGAGCGGGCTGGCCTGATTTCGTTTTCGCTTTCCACGATCGCGACGAGATCGGGCCATGGATGCTCGCCCGAATCTCAAAGCACACAGGTCTGCGTCCGGAGGACTTGTGA
- a CDS encoding type II toxin-antitoxin system HicB family antitoxin — MIFRIEVELEEDGRWIAEVLELPGAMVYGATREDAIARAKAVALRAMAERLEQGETAPELADIAFRAA; from the coding sequence ATGATCTTCCGAATTGAAGTCGAGCTAGAAGAGGATGGACGCTGGATCGCCGAGGTTCTGGAGCTTCCGGGCGCCATGGTCTACGGAGCCACCCGCGAAGACGCGATCGCGCGCGCGAAGGCCGTGGCGCTGAGAGCGATGGCAGAGCGGCTAGAACAGGGAGAAACCGCTCCGGAACTCGCGGATATCGCCTTCCGAGCCGCATGA
- the aspS gene encoding aspartate--tRNA ligase, with translation MTQAAEITFEGIGDWKRSHTCGALRRSDVGAGATLMGWVHRVRDHGGVLFVDLRDRYGLTQIVFHPETGGAALMTGAGQLGNEWVIAVRGNVTARPGESVNTELPTGEVELDVRELKLLAAAATLPFNVNEEQHLANEDLRLRYRYLDLRRPELSQVMELRHRAMQSARAYLSGQSFLEIETPMLVKQTPEGARDYVVPSRVHVGKFYALPQSPQLYKQTLMIAGMDRYFQIARCMRDEDLRADRQPEHTQIDLEMSFVVEDDVFAAVEGLFTTLWKECLGVEVAKPFQRLTFDESMKRFGSDKPDLRFGLEFIDVTALSAQSPRNVIANGARAPGGIAVAMVIPGGAEISGTQLRKYEDVVKSAGAGGLTFFKVQDADRDKQLVIFPGELLDQFYAHVGARTGDAVVFTNGPWEQTCKALGVLRSTIAQPILKGEKFCGLEPVKPGRWEFLWVRQFPLFEWDPQSKSWAPRHHMFTMPNPEHLQYLESDPGKVYAQLYDLVLNGNELGSGSIRIHRPDIQERVMRVIGLTHEQAHEKFGFLLEAYQYASPPHGGIGLGLDRIIMLMAGRDNIRDTIAFPKTASAASLMDGCPSEIEPELLKDLGIRF, from the coding sequence ATGACGCAGGCGGCGGAGATCACGTTCGAGGGCATCGGCGACTGGAAGCGCTCGCACACCTGTGGCGCGCTGCGGCGTTCCGACGTTGGCGCGGGTGCGACGCTGATGGGGTGGGTGCATCGCGTGCGCGATCACGGCGGCGTGCTGTTCGTGGACCTGCGCGATCGCTACGGCCTCACCCAGATCGTGTTCCACCCCGAGACCGGCGGCGCCGCGCTGATGACCGGCGCCGGCCAGCTCGGCAACGAATGGGTGATCGCGGTGCGCGGCAACGTCACCGCGCGCCCCGGCGAGTCCGTGAACACCGAGCTGCCGACCGGCGAGGTCGAGCTCGACGTGCGCGAACTCAAGCTGCTCGCCGCCGCGGCGACGCTGCCGTTCAACGTGAACGAGGAGCAGCACCTCGCGAACGAAGATCTGCGGCTGCGCTATCGCTACCTCGACCTGCGGCGCCCGGAACTTTCGCAGGTCATGGAGCTGCGACATCGCGCCATGCAGTCGGCACGCGCCTATCTGTCGGGGCAGAGTTTCCTGGAGATCGAGACGCCGATGCTCGTGAAGCAGACGCCCGAAGGTGCCCGCGACTACGTGGTGCCGAGCCGCGTGCACGTCGGCAAGTTCTACGCGCTTCCGCAGTCGCCGCAGCTCTACAAGCAGACTCTGATGATCGCGGGCATGGATCGGTATTTCCAGATCGCGCGCTGCATGCGCGACGAGGATCTGCGTGCCGATCGCCAGCCCGAGCACACGCAGATCGATCTCGAGATGAGTTTCGTGGTGGAAGACGACGTGTTCGCCGCGGTCGAGGGACTGTTCACGACACTCTGGAAGGAGTGCCTCGGCGTCGAGGTCGCGAAGCCGTTTCAGCGACTGACGTTCGATGAATCCATGAAGCGCTTCGGATCCGACAAGCCCGACCTGCGCTTCGGACTCGAGTTCATCGACGTGACGGCGCTGAGCGCCCAGTCGCCGCGCAACGTGATCGCGAACGGCGCAAGGGCGCCGGGCGGGATCGCGGTGGCCATGGTGATTCCGGGCGGCGCCGAGATCTCGGGTACTCAGCTGCGAAAGTACGAAGACGTCGTGAAGAGCGCCGGTGCCGGCGGCCTCACGTTCTTCAAGGTCCAGGACGCCGACCGCGACAAGCAGCTCGTGATCTTTCCGGGCGAGCTGCTGGACCAGTTCTACGCGCACGTCGGCGCCAGGACCGGCGATGCGGTGGTGTTTACGAACGGACCGTGGGAGCAGACCTGCAAAGCACTCGGCGTGCTTCGTTCGACGATTGCGCAGCCGATCCTGAAGGGCGAGAAGTTCTGCGGGCTCGAGCCCGTGAAGCCGGGTCGCTGGGAGTTCCTGTGGGTCCGGCAGTTCCCGCTCTTCGAGTGGGATCCGCAGTCGAAGAGCTGGGCGCCGCGCCATCACATGTTCACGATGCCGAACCCCGAGCACCTGCAGTATCTCGAGAGTGATCCCGGCAAGGTCTATGCGCAGCTCTACGATCTGGTGCTCAACGGCAACGAGCTGGGCTCGGGCTCGATCCGCATTCACCGCCCCGACATTCAGGAGCGTGTGATGAGGGTGATCGGTCTCACGCACGAGCAGGCGCACGAGAAGTTCGGCTTCCTGCTCGAGGCCTACCAGTACGCCTCGCCGCCGCACGGCGGCATCGGCCTGGGGCTCGACCGAATCATCATGCTCATGGCCGGTCGCGACAACATCCGCGACACCATCGCGTTCCCCAAGACTGCGAGTGCCGCAAGCTTGATGGACGGCTGCCCGAGCGAGATCGAGCCGGAGCTGCTGAAGGACCTGGGAATCAGGTTCTAG
- a CDS encoding histidine--tRNA ligase: MAPRHQAPRGTRDLLPGDIERWQWAEARSRGVMERYGYREIRTPLFEDYELFARTSGDSSDVVQKEMYRFKDLGDRDLALRPENTAGVCRAYLEHGLASKGRVHRLWYAGPMFRYGRPQKGRYRQFWQIGAEVIGTPAPGADVEMIALFVDIFDAWGITGLTVAVNSVGTPESRRAYGDALREWLAPVRDRLGADSQRRLETNPLRVLDTKVPDEIALLRGDGWPEPSGVARPSAWPPPMPHLIDVLDPESRAHFDAVRHGLETLGIAYEVDHGLVRGLDYYTRTAFEVHDRSLGAQSALGGGGRYDGLIQELGGPATPGVGFSIGLDRSLLVMEERGLGPTGGAVQVYVAAMDTTRDPAAVLARTLRRSYAVELDPEARGLSAQMKAADKSGARLLVLVGEEEWAKGGVVVRDLRGGEQEFVMKDRIEDTLRARLGATNHGAQG; this comes from the coding sequence ATGGCTCCCCGCCATCAGGCTCCTCGCGGTACTCGCGACCTGCTGCCCGGCGACATCGAGCGCTGGCAGTGGGCCGAAGCCCGCTCGCGCGGCGTGATGGAACGCTACGGCTATCGCGAGATCCGCACGCCGCTATTCGAAGACTACGAACTGTTCGCGCGCACCTCGGGCGATTCGAGCGACGTGGTGCAGAAGGAGATGTACCGCTTCAAGGATCTCGGCGACCGCGATCTGGCGCTGCGTCCCGAGAACACCGCGGGCGTGTGCCGTGCCTATCTCGAGCACGGCCTCGCCTCGAAGGGGCGCGTGCACCGGCTGTGGTACGCGGGGCCGATGTTTCGCTACGGGCGCCCGCAGAAGGGTCGCTATCGGCAGTTCTGGCAGATCGGTGCGGAGGTGATCGGCACACCGGCGCCGGGCGCCGACGTCGAGATGATCGCGCTGTTCGTCGACATCTTCGACGCGTGGGGAATCACGGGCCTCACGGTCGCGGTCAACAGTGTCGGCACTCCCGAGTCGCGGCGCGCCTACGGTGACGCACTGCGCGAGTGGTTGGCACCGGTGCGCGATCGGCTCGGCGCCGACTCTCAACGCCGCCTCGAGACCAATCCGCTGCGCGTGCTCGACACCAAGGTGCCGGATGAGATCGCGCTGCTTCGAGGTGACGGGTGGCCCGAGCCATCCGGCGTCGCGCGTCCCTCCGCGTGGCCGCCGCCGATGCCGCACCTGATCGACGTGCTCGACCCCGAGAGTCGCGCGCACTTCGATGCGGTGCGTCACGGCCTCGAGACACTCGGCATCGCCTACGAGGTCGACCACGGCCTGGTGCGCGGGCTCGACTACTACACGCGCACCGCGTTCGAAGTGCACGACCGATCGCTCGGCGCGCAGAGTGCGCTGGGCGGAGGCGGGCGTTACGACGGACTCATTCAGGAGTTGGGAGGTCCGGCGACGCCGGGCGTGGGGTTCTCGATCGGGCTCGACCGTTCGCTGCTCGTGATGGAAGAGCGCGGACTCGGACCCACCGGCGGCGCCGTTCAGGTGTACGTCGCGGCGATGGACACCACGCGCGACCCGGCCGCGGTGCTCGCACGCACGCTGCGCAGGTCCTACGCAGTCGAACTCGACCCCGAAGCGCGGGGCCTCTCGGCCCAGATGAAAGCGGCCGATAAGAGTGGAGCCCGACTGCTGGTGCTGGTCGGCGAGGAAGAATGGGCGAAGGGCGGGGTGGTGGTGCGCGATCTGCGCGGCGGCGAGCAGGAATTCGTCATGAAGGATCGAATCGAGGACACGCTTCGCGCCCGTCTCGGCGCGACGAACCATGGGGCTCAGGGATGA
- the vanZ gene encoding VanZ family protein, with amino-acid sequence MVRGGTRFALYWLPVLAYVALIFIVSSRPGLEPPFRFPNADKVAHLFEYGVLGLLLVRALRAHSPFRAALTGGMVALLIGFAVGAGDEFWQSFVPGRESTILDWFADALGITFAQIVYLLFRKV; translated from the coding sequence ATGGTTCGGGGCGGCACGCGATTCGCGCTCTACTGGTTGCCCGTCCTCGCCTACGTCGCGCTGATCTTCATCGTGAGCTCGCGGCCCGGGCTCGAACCACCGTTCCGGTTTCCGAACGCGGACAAGGTCGCGCACTTGTTCGAGTACGGCGTGCTCGGCCTGCTGCTGGTGCGCGCACTTCGCGCACATTCGCCATTCCGGGCGGCACTCACGGGCGGCATGGTGGCGCTGCTGATCGGCTTCGCCGTCGGCGCCGGCGACGAGTTCTGGCAGTCCTTCGTGCCCGGGCGCGAGAGCACCATCCTCGACTGGTTCGCGGATGCGCTCGGAATCACGTTCGCGCAGATCGTCTACCTGCTGTTCCGAAAGGTCTGA